Proteins from a single region of Butyrivibrio fibrisolvens:
- a CDS encoding DUF4317 family protein, translated as MTKSGLLEIKKRFKFKDCSFSGMAYAIFDNEGKEIEGADSTRFLTLDDDEQKKYISLISKAYSAAGGAFAEDVTVIGDDAKMLMALAKSDIPDASLVRAWAQEIIGNYDADGEYALLVFSDAYDVPAKDTGKNKTGESEEVYSYIAACICPFKPAKGGIMKTSENKLHASDVIKVLGNPVAGFMYPAFNDRSSDYDNMYCVVKNDPEREMIRGMYAADVPDYVKPEPKKKVKADSEEDGLTMEAARQAADEETADGYALHLEASIKQTEGVDTSIRQNEDVEIQTRPEGYGENIETLTEKAMQEKLREQAMMEEEKEQVFEGLNNFHKDQVVLPEDKIIERDVNGRKFFLVPESLIPYDKLQELLESLMQEA; from the coding sequence ATGACAAAATCAGGATTATTAGAAATAAAAAAGAGATTCAAATTTAAGGACTGCTCATTTAGCGGTATGGCGTATGCCATTTTTGATAATGAGGGAAAAGAGATTGAGGGAGCGGATTCTACTCGTTTTCTGACTCTTGATGATGATGAGCAGAAGAAATATATATCACTTATAAGTAAGGCATATTCTGCTGCAGGTGGCGCATTTGCTGAGGATGTGACGGTGATCGGAGATGATGCAAAGATGCTTATGGCACTTGCGAAATCTGATATTCCGGATGCATCTTTAGTCCGCGCCTGGGCGCAGGAGATAATTGGAAATTATGACGCTGATGGTGAATATGCACTTCTTGTTTTTTCTGATGCGTATGATGTTCCTGCCAAGGATACAGGCAAGAACAAAACAGGAGAATCTGAAGAAGTATACAGCTATATCGCAGCATGTATCTGTCCTTTTAAGCCGGCTAAAGGTGGCATCATGAAGACAAGCGAAAATAAGCTTCATGCTTCTGACGTTATCAAGGTACTTGGTAATCCAGTTGCAGGCTTTATGTATCCTGCCTTTAACGACAGATCATCAGATTATGACAACATGTACTGTGTTGTCAAAAATGATCCTGAGCGCGAGATGATAAGAGGCATGTACGCAGCTGACGTTCCTGATTATGTTAAACCTGAACCTAAGAAAAAAGTTAAGGCAGATAGCGAAGAAGATGGTCTTACCATGGAAGCAGCAAGACAGGCAGCAGATGAAGAAACTGCAGATGGCTATGCTCTTCACCTTGAAGCTTCTATAAAGCAGACTGAAGGTGTTGATACATCGATCCGCCAGAATGAAGACGTTGAGATTCAGACAAGACCTGAGGGCTATGGAGAAAATATCGAAACTCTTACCGAGAAAGCTATGCAGGAAAAGCTTCGTGAACAGGCGATGATGGAAGAAGAAAAAGAGCAGGTATTTGAAGGTCTTAACAACTTCCACAAAGATCAGGTGGTACTTCCTGAAGATAAGATCATCGAGCGAGATGTTAATGGTCGTAAATTCTTCTTGGTTCCTGAATCACTCATTCCGTATGATAAGCTTCAAGAACTTCTTGAGTCACTTATGCAGGAAGCTTGA
- a CDS encoding carbohydrate-binding protein: protein MKIEVHGAWGDVIKAQEEAEDQVVLAWEGEYRKDDFIDFKGLEPGTFYKLKIDPTIDESLIYVTTDSFRYTIPFYEKKTSYNPMSFVGNRHLVSIRKAFDFEVETTRNLCLNPCDQHEVTGVYPHASANVETRGEAVFAARNAIDGVIETRSHGEWPYESWGINRQDDATIKVEFGYPVDIEEIRLYTRADFPHDNWWIKGTFNFSDGSSDTVDMEKKVQKPHIFSIKKKGIEWLTLGNLIKADDPSPFPALTQIEVYGRIHGGNKEL, encoded by the coding sequence ATGAAGATTGAAGTTCATGGCGCGTGGGGTGATGTTATAAAGGCGCAGGAGGAAGCAGAAGATCAGGTTGTTCTTGCTTGGGAGGGCGAGTATAGGAAAGATGACTTTATAGACTTTAAGGGGCTTGAGCCGGGAACTTTTTATAAGCTCAAGATAGATCCGACTATCGATGAATCACTTATCTATGTGACTACTGATTCTTTTAGGTATACGATCCCTTTTTATGAAAAGAAAACCAGTTATAATCCAATGTCTTTTGTAGGGAACAGGCACCTGGTTTCTATAAGAAAGGCATTTGATTTTGAGGTAGAAACAACCAGGAACTTATGCCTTAATCCTTGCGATCAGCATGAAGTTACCGGGGTGTATCCTCATGCATCAGCTAATGTTGAGACAAGAGGAGAAGCTGTTTTTGCTGCAAGGAATGCAATTGATGGTGTGATAGAGACAAGGTCTCATGGTGAGTGGCCTTATGAGTCATGGGGGATTAATAGGCAGGATGATGCCACTATCAAGGTTGAATTTGGTTATCCTGTAGATATTGAAGAAATACGTCTTTATACAAGGGCGGACTTCCCGCATGATAACTGGTGGATAAAGGGAACATTTAACTTTTCTGATGGAAGTTCAGATACAGTAGATATGGAAAAGAAGGTACAGAAGCCTCATATCTTTTCTATCAAAAAGAAGGGTATAGAGTGGCTTACACTTGGAAATCTAATAAAAGCAGACGATCCAAGCCCCTTCCCTGCACTTACACAGATTGAAGTATATGGAAGAATTCATGGAGGAAATAAAGAATTATGA
- a CDS encoding SGNH/GDSL hydrolase family protein, whose translation MYNIGSLITPLWDTRIVYRETFAMIKEGDTCKAPFLYKPDRILKIESYDGAGVYELGRDCYLDGNEIHMAPGTRIKMIDDTRSLNPENVDDFSDITDHQIAITYRTTDIWKGFIPSNQIDNLISFKKKIENREKLNIVLYGDSICCGFDKGAEYNSDQHQPEWPKALIDGLRDSYAYDNDEDVQLINVSESGMDSEWAYDNVSDRVFIHDPDLVILGFGMNDSVEGSVYAKKTLKIIDKIRDRFPKCEFVIISPIVPDPKAQGSLEDLERYQDQYSEALSSITSRGIVLADVQSIYKEILKHKRYADITGNLPDHPNEFISAVYAQVLYETLRLN comes from the coding sequence ATGTACAATATCGGTTCACTGATCACACCCCTCTGGGATACAAGGATAGTATATAGAGAGACTTTTGCAATGATAAAAGAGGGTGATACCTGCAAAGCCCCTTTCTTATATAAGCCTGATAGAATTCTTAAGATTGAAAGCTATGATGGCGCTGGCGTATATGAACTTGGACGTGACTGTTATCTTGATGGAAATGAAATACACATGGCGCCCGGCACTAGGATCAAAATGATAGATGATACAAGATCATTAAATCCTGAAAATGTAGATGATTTCTCAGATATAACAGACCATCAGATCGCAATAACTTATAGAACAACAGATATCTGGAAAGGTTTCATTCCTTCCAATCAGATCGATAATCTTATTTCTTTTAAAAAGAAAATTGAAAATAGAGAAAAGCTTAATATCGTATTGTACGGTGACAGTATCTGCTGTGGCTTCGATAAAGGCGCAGAGTATAACTCTGATCAGCACCAGCCTGAGTGGCCTAAGGCTCTTATCGACGGTCTTCGAGACAGCTATGCATATGATAACGATGAAGATGTTCAGCTCATAAACGTATCAGAAAGCGGAATGGATTCAGAATGGGCATATGATAATGTTAGTGACCGTGTTTTTATCCACGATCCGGATCTTGTTATCCTTGGATTTGGTATGAACGATAGTGTTGAAGGATCCGTATATGCGAAGAAAACTTTAAAAATAATCGATAAGATAAGAGACAGATTCCCAAAGTGTGAATTTGTCATAATATCACCGATAGTACCTGATCCAAAAGCGCAAGGATCTTTGGAAGACCTTGAACGATATCAGGACCAGTACTCAGAAGCTCTCAGTAGCATCACATCAAGAGGCATAGTACTTGCAGATGTTCAAAGCATCTACAAAGAAATATTGAAGCATAAGCGCTACGCAGATATAACAGGAAATCTTCCGGATCATCCTAACGAATTTATATCTGCAGTCTATGCGCAGGTGCTATATGAAACCCTGCGACTTAATTAA
- a CDS encoding sugar ABC transporter substrate-binding protein, which produces MKNSFKKKVLATGLTAAMTIAAVTGCGKGAENGSGTQTSGAGAGDHSEEMTFEVYDVAANYQGEQTGWFGWVLKDRLNIKLNIIAPQVSGDASQLYQTRVASGDLGDIVLLDNADMQDCINAGLIMDIGDEIWNYPNLSKYKEQIEAFNGNLEGASDGSVFAIPLEMNSNGPTDYVENSVSSMPRVRWDYYVEAGSPELKTTDDLIDLLKTIQENHPTNDDGDKAYAITMWPDWDGTSIENVNQLTKWYGEEVNGSVLISGENTIRPLTDKDGAYYKMLKFFFQAQMAGIVDPDSATQDWNSACDKMRGSRVYLTWNNWMQGFTNTPANGEARKNFVPLPIDDMNVFQTSDSYYGDGRVIGIGSGVTPEEKTRILEFLDWYCSPDGLQTQHVGIQDVMYTVNADGKYELTEAGLNRFTADVEIPEEYGGGNFTDGNNNINQWIVAGIETNPETGETYSSDYWASYVELNTTATTKEWEERFGAKDEVEYLKANDKADFVPWINMSLPSDDTDVALARSQCGKEICDASWRMVWATSEEEFDQMWDEMVTTLNGLGWESVVAFDTEKYQAVIDARVAAMQ; this is translated from the coding sequence ATGAAAAACAGCTTTAAGAAAAAAGTACTTGCTACAGGTCTGACAGCTGCAATGACAATCGCTGCAGTGACCGGATGCGGTAAGGGAGCAGAAAACGGTTCCGGAACACAGACTTCCGGAGCAGGCGCAGGTGATCACTCAGAAGAGATGACATTTGAAGTTTACGACGTTGCTGCTAACTATCAGGGCGAGCAGACAGGATGGTTCGGATGGGTACTTAAGGATCGTCTGAACATTAAACTTAATATCATCGCACCTCAGGTATCAGGTGATGCATCTCAGCTCTATCAGACAAGAGTAGCATCAGGTGACCTTGGTGATATCGTCCTTCTTGATAATGCAGACATGCAGGATTGTATCAATGCAGGTCTTATCATGGATATCGGTGACGAGATCTGGAACTATCCAAACCTTTCCAAGTACAAAGAGCAGATCGAAGCATTCAATGGCAATCTTGAAGGCGCAAGTGATGGAAGCGTATTTGCTATTCCGCTTGAAATGAACTCCAATGGTCCTACAGATTATGTAGAGAATTCAGTAAGTTCAATGCCTCGTGTAAGATGGGACTACTACGTAGAAGCAGGCTCACCTGAACTCAAGACAACGGATGATCTTATCGATCTTCTTAAGACAATCCAGGAAAATCATCCTACAAATGATGACGGTGACAAGGCTTACGCTATCACAATGTGGCCTGACTGGGACGGAACAAGTATTGAAAACGTTAACCAGCTTACAAAGTGGTATGGCGAAGAAGTTAACGGTTCAGTTCTTATCTCCGGAGAAAATACAATAAGACCTCTTACAGACAAGGACGGCGCATACTACAAGATGCTCAAGTTCTTCTTCCAGGCACAGATGGCAGGTATCGTAGATCCTGACTCTGCTACACAGGACTGGAACTCAGCTTGTGACAAGATGCGTGGATCAAGAGTTTACCTTACATGGAACAACTGGATGCAGGGCTTTACAAATACACCTGCTAACGGCGAAGCAAGAAAGAACTTCGTTCCACTTCCAATTGACGACATGAACGTATTCCAGACATCAGATTCTTACTATGGTGATGGCCGTGTAATCGGTATCGGTTCAGGCGTTACACCAGAAGAGAAGACAAGGATCCTTGAGTTCCTTGACTGGTACTGCTCACCTGACGGACTTCAGACACAGCACGTTGGTATTCAGGATGTTATGTACACAGTTAACGCTGATGGCAAGTATGAGCTTACAGAAGCTGGTCTTAACAGATTCACAGCAGATGTTGAGATTCCTGAAGAGTACGGCGGCGGTAACTTCACAGATGGTAACAACAACATCAACCAGTGGATCGTTGCAGGTATCGAGACAAACCCTGAAACAGGCGAGACATACTCATCTGATTACTGGGCAAGCTATGTTGAACTTAACACAACAGCTACAACTAAGGAATGGGAAGAGAGATTCGGAGCAAAAGACGAAGTTGAATACTTAAAGGCTAACGATAAGGCAGACTTCGTTCCATGGATCAACATGTCACTTCCTTCAGATGATACAGATGTAGCTCTTGCAAGAAGCCAGTGCGGTAAGGAAATCTGTGATGCATCATGGAGAATGGTATGGGCTACAAGCGAAGAAGAGTTCGACCAGATGTGGGATGAAATGGTTACAACACTTAACGGACTTGGATGGGAGTCAGTAGTTGCATTTGATACAGAGAAATATCAGGCAGTTATCGATGCTCGTGTTGCTGCTATGCAGTAA
- a CDS encoding DUF5703 domain-containing protein, with translation MNTTEIKNQIDTYNIRYDSQCKNAGESMPLGGHDVGCNVWTQDNILYLYMAQSGTFDEAGNMVKAGRIKIEFDKSPFKDSYSQELRLYTGDILIEGMSDGVKTQILLWTDIKYGSTHIQIDSEVDHDITVSYENWRNLAGGFSNGRFIFCHMNTGETHFDRMVAEEELEPIKDKFPDVQKNLVYGGCLFADGIYFIGSEESSYENLPCISHKMALKGKSLEICTVLHLSYAGDTDKWKTELIKKIEKILDEGSVSLKKESETWWKETWERSYIFIKKDSKDESDPVWQMGRNYQLFRYMLACNAYGSYPTKFNGGLFTIDPCVWGARFGARTPDERDWGGIVFTAQNQRLVYWPMLRSGDVAWMKPQFDFYFRLLEGAKARTKFFFDVDDAACIPEQTDANGLSAYYGLHGLDYPIHVRYHYVTSVEFSYMMLQYLEFTKDEDPAPYIEFIDTILNFYDKKYNKLDERGCRIIFPSTAQETYHKAGIVDVWGQEGRYAANYNEDETAAKNPADVIYALRAVIKTLLKDSLGSDVQRAKWKKLMDELPPIPFEFKNGHNVIAPCEEPKQYVKTNCEFPQLYCAYPYHEVGIGDTNNKDLQIARDTYFYGWDEEDQLMNLSWMYVGLLAARLGLTDEAMKYQLDKLKDSGRRFPAFWGPGHDYTPDHNHGGCGMIGLQEMLMQVIDDKIYMLPAWPKDIDVEFKLWIDKDKFVEAKYVNGILEHNN, from the coding sequence ATGAATACAACAGAGATTAAAAATCAGATAGACACATATAATATACGCTACGACAGCCAGTGCAAAAACGCTGGAGAATCCATGCCGCTTGGCGGACATGATGTTGGCTGCAATGTCTGGACACAGGATAATATCCTTTATCTGTACATGGCGCAGAGTGGTACCTTCGATGAAGCCGGCAATATGGTCAAGGCAGGAAGGATCAAGATTGAATTTGATAAGAGTCCCTTCAAGGATTCATATTCTCAGGAACTTCGCCTCTATACAGGAGATATACTAATTGAAGGTATGTCAGATGGCGTCAAGACCCAGATCCTTTTATGGACTGATATCAAATACGGATCAACTCATATTCAGATAGATTCTGAAGTAGACCACGATATCACTGTCTCCTACGAGAACTGGAGAAATCTGGCAGGCGGCTTCTCAAACGGAAGATTTATATTCTGTCACATGAACACAGGCGAAACACACTTTGACAGAATGGTTGCAGAAGAAGAGCTTGAGCCAATCAAAGATAAGTTTCCCGACGTACAGAAAAATCTTGTATATGGCGGATGCCTCTTTGCTGATGGCATATACTTTATTGGCAGCGAAGAATCTTCTTACGAGAATCTTCCTTGCATATCCCACAAGATGGCACTTAAGGGAAAGAGCCTCGAAATCTGCACAGTACTCCACCTTTCCTACGCAGGAGATACAGATAAGTGGAAAACTGAACTTATAAAAAAGATAGAAAAGATATTGGACGAAGGATCAGTATCCCTCAAAAAAGAGTCAGAGACCTGGTGGAAAGAAACCTGGGAGAGAAGCTATATCTTTATAAAGAAAGACAGTAAAGACGAATCTGACCCTGTATGGCAGATGGGAAGAAACTACCAGCTCTTTAGATATATGCTTGCTTGTAACGCATATGGTTCATATCCTACCAAGTTCAACGGAGGGCTTTTCACAATAGATCCATGTGTATGGGGAGCAAGATTTGGAGCAAGAACTCCTGACGAAAGAGATTGGGGTGGCATAGTATTTACAGCCCAGAACCAAAGACTCGTGTACTGGCCAATGCTTAGAAGCGGTGACGTAGCCTGGATGAAGCCTCAGTTTGACTTTTATTTCAGACTCCTTGAAGGCGCTAAAGCCAGAACCAAATTCTTCTTTGATGTTGACGATGCAGCCTGCATCCCTGAACAGACAGATGCAAACGGACTATCCGCTTACTATGGGCTCCACGGCCTTGATTACCCAATCCATGTAAGATACCACTATGTAACTTCAGTGGAATTTTCATACATGATGCTTCAGTACCTTGAGTTTACTAAGGACGAAGATCCTGCGCCCTACATAGAGTTTATCGATACAATACTTAACTTCTATGACAAGAAATACAATAAGCTTGATGAAAGAGGATGCAGAATAATCTTCCCATCCACAGCCCAGGAAACCTATCACAAAGCTGGAATAGTAGATGTCTGGGGACAGGAAGGAAGATATGCAGCTAATTATAACGAAGATGAAACAGCAGCCAAAAACCCTGCTGACGTAATCTATGCACTCCGTGCTGTTATAAAGACCCTTCTCAAGGATTCACTTGGAAGCGACGTGCAAAGAGCTAAATGGAAGAAGCTGATGGATGAACTTCCTCCTATACCATTTGAATTTAAAAATGGACATAACGTAATAGCCCCCTGCGAAGAGCCTAAGCAGTATGTAAAAACAAACTGTGAATTTCCTCAGCTCTACTGCGCATATCCATATCATGAAGTTGGAATAGGAGATACCAATAATAAAGATCTTCAGATAGCAAGAGACACCTATTTCTACGGCTGGGATGAAGAGGATCAGCTCATGAACCTGAGCTGGATGTACGTAGGCCTTCTTGCAGCAAGACTTGGCCTCACAGACGAAGCCATGAAATATCAGCTTGATAAACTTAAGGATTCAGGCAGAAGATTCCCTGCATTCTGGGGCCCTGGTCATGACTACACCCCCGACCACAACCACGGCGGTTGCGGCATGATAGGCCTTCAGGAGATGCTTATGCAAGTTATCGATGACAAGATCTACATGCTCCCCGCATGGCCTAAAGACATTGACGTAGAATTCAAGCTCTGGATCGACAAGGACAAGTTTGTAGAAGCTAAATATGTCAATGGAATATTAGAGCATAATAATTAA
- a CDS encoding ABC transporter permease subunit, with the protein MFKNKREKRAFINFLLIAPFIVLTLVFCYYPLYGWVYAFFDYRPPRPMTIDSFVGFKWFKSLIESDVKVKQIVSVLRNTFVMSGITLSTSWIPMLFAVFLNEIRNTKFRKFVQTATTLPNFISWVLVYSIAFSLFNSTGMMNSFLQKLTLIDEPILFLQASDHVWLTQWLWLTWKNLGWAAIMYISAISSIDEEMYEAARVDGANRWKIIWTITIPNLLPTFFVLLMINIGNFLSNGMEQYYVFQNAFNKEYIQVLDLYVFNLAMGSGSYSISVAISMLKSIVSLALLFFANGVSKMVRGESIL; encoded by the coding sequence ATGTTCAAAAATAAACGTGAAAAGAGGGCGTTTATAAACTTTCTTCTTATAGCGCCTTTCATAGTTCTTACGCTTGTCTTTTGCTATTATCCGCTGTATGGCTGGGTATATGCATTCTTTGATTACAGACCGCCAAGACCGATGACAATTGATAGCTTTGTAGGATTTAAGTGGTTTAAATCCCTGATAGAATCAGACGTCAAGGTTAAGCAGATCGTGAGTGTTCTTAGAAATACTTTTGTAATGAGTGGAATCACACTGTCTACATCATGGATTCCAATGCTTTTTGCAGTATTTCTTAATGAGATCAGAAATACAAAATTCAGAAAGTTCGTTCAGACTGCAACAACTCTTCCTAACTTCATAAGCTGGGTACTTGTATATTCAATAGCATTTTCGCTTTTTAACAGTACAGGTATGATGAACTCCTTCCTTCAGAAGCTCACACTCATCGATGAACCGATTCTTTTCCTTCAGGCATCAGATCATGTATGGCTTACTCAGTGGCTGTGGCTTACATGGAAGAACCTCGGATGGGCAGCTATCATGTACATTTCAGCGATATCAAGTATCGATGAAGAGATGTATGAGGCAGCAAGAGTTGACGGTGCTAACAGATGGAAGATCATATGGACTATAACAATTCCAAATCTTCTTCCAACATTCTTCGTACTTCTTATGATCAACATCGGAAACTTCCTTTCAAATGGTATGGAACAGTACTACGTGTTCCAGAACGCGTTCAATAAAGAATATATACAGGTTCTTGATCTTTATGTATTTAACCTTGCGATGGGAAGCGGAAGTTACTCTATCTCAGTTGCCATCAGTATGCTTAAGAGTATCGTAAGCCTTGCACTTTTGTTCTTTGCAAATGGTGTGTCCAAGATGGTAAGAGGTGAAAGCATACTTTAA
- a CDS encoding SDR family oxidoreductase: protein MKNIAVITGASSGLGAEFAKQLSKEGYYILLVARRKDRLLEIQKELVFKSEIFTADLSEKKDINKLCDHIENLLSEDSDNKLSVFINNAGFGLSGNFTDCDEKREMEMVNVNIKALHRLTKRMIPLMDKESGGYILNIGSSAGLLPAGPYMATYYATKAYVVSLTRAIAHELKVEGSRTYIGVLCPGPVNTEFNDVAGVAFALKGISASGCVSYAIKMMKKRKVVIVPTLRMKLACSLSKLVPSNILIPMTAHQQHKKMG from the coding sequence ATGAAGAATATCGCAGTTATTACTGGTGCAAGTTCAGGCCTTGGCGCTGAGTTTGCAAAGCAATTGTCTAAAGAAGGATATTATATCCTCTTGGTCGCAAGGCGAAAGGACAGGCTCCTTGAAATTCAAAAAGAGCTTGTATTTAAAAGCGAAATATTTACCGCTGACCTTTCTGAGAAAAAAGATATAAATAAATTGTGCGATCATATAGAAAATCTTCTTAGTGAAGATTCTGATAACAAACTGTCTGTTTTTATTAATAATGCAGGTTTTGGCCTTTCCGGAAACTTTACCGACTGCGATGAAAAGCGTGAGATGGAGATGGTAAATGTCAATATAAAAGCGCTCCATCGTCTGACCAAGCGTATGATTCCTCTTATGGATAAAGAAAGCGGCGGATATATTCTGAATATTGGATCATCTGCAGGGCTCCTGCCTGCAGGTCCGTATATGGCGACCTATTATGCAACTAAAGCCTATGTCGTGAGTCTCACAAGAGCTATCGCACATGAGCTTAAAGTTGAGGGAAGCAGGACTTATATTGGCGTTTTATGCCCGGGACCTGTTAATACAGAATTTAACGATGTAGCAGGAGTAGCTTTTGCCCTTAAAGGAATATCTGCGTCAGGCTGCGTATCTTACGCTATCAAAATGATGAAAAAAAGAAAGGTAGTAATAGTACCTACCCTTCGCATGAAGCTTGCATGTTCTTTATCAAAGCTTGTTCCATCAAATATTCTCATTCCTATGACTGCCCACCAGCAGCATAAAAAGATGGGTTAA
- a CDS encoding AraC family transcriptional regulator has product MSKKRISGSNAITEQERYMNPIRPQPYTGGTGTTYDGTYEYVDYLPGTMVRIWYTSKQECFGLHYHQPLEIVQCERGYYISTIQGVEYKVCPGDILLIPSKMIHTLFPMNDCRGYVHLLDPSIINDIRSSALIKEIMERPVLISSEQNPDLAENIGSILYMMHDAYFGSNALRELIVYSYLLQILDKIGNGLMGGSLPSQKDYCNSAKELVKYNKALNEVCEYLSSHYDEHLTLEEVSEKFGFSTCYFSRIFKEYTNTGFKEFVNACRIKQSKEYLTNSDLSINDISAKVGFETVQSFNRVFLKKTGNTPSGYRKLYKMKKF; this is encoded by the coding sequence ATGTCTAAGAAAAGAATATCCGGATCGAATGCAATAACTGAACAGGAAAGATACATGAACCCCATCCGTCCGCAGCCTTACACAGGCGGAACCGGTACAACGTACGACGGAACCTATGAATATGTTGATTATCTTCCGGGAACAATGGTTCGTATCTGGTATACTTCCAAGCAGGAATGCTTCGGACTTCATTATCACCAGCCACTTGAGATCGTCCAGTGTGAACGAGGCTACTATATCAGTACTATTCAGGGTGTTGAATACAAGGTATGCCCGGGTGATATTCTGCTTATACCAAGCAAGATGATCCATACTCTTTTCCCAATGAATGACTGTAGGGGATATGTTCATCTTCTTGATCCTTCTATCATCAACGATATAAGAAGCAGTGCCCTTATCAAGGAGATCATGGAAAGACCTGTCCTCATCAGCTCTGAACAAAACCCTGATCTTGCAGAAAACATCGGTTCCATTTTGTATATGATGCATGATGCTTACTTTGGTTCAAATGCTCTTCGCGAACTCATAGTATACTCATACCTTCTGCAGATCCTTGATAAAATTGGCAATGGTCTTATGGGGGGATCTCTTCCGAGCCAGAAAGATTACTGTAACAGTGCAAAAGAGCTTGTAAAATACAACAAGGCACTCAACGAAGTATGTGAGTACCTTTCATCGCATTATGATGAGCATTTAACTCTTGAGGAAGTATCTGAGAAATTTGGATTTTCGACCTGTTATTTTTCAAGAATATTCAAAGAGTATACAAATACAGGTTTCAAGGAATTCGTTAATGCATGCAGGATCAAGCAGTCAAAGGAGTATCTTACAAACTCTGACCTCAGCATAAATGATATCTCTGCAAAGGTCGGATTTGAAACAGTCCAGTCCTTTAACCGTGTGTTCCTTAAAAAGACAGGTAACACGCCGTCAGGATACAGAAAACTCTATAAAATGAAAAAGTTCTAG
- a CDS encoding carbohydrate ABC transporter permease, translated as MESIIQETGDNSSKISKKKSGEKHMAKTGSTKNKMHRTTGDIVLEVCCYIFFIFAAIVCVYPFYYIIINTISANDLSQRGVILFLPQEIHFHNYASVLKVDGLAQASMISVLRTGIGSLLTVSASSYLGYMFAQRYMWAKKFWYRLVVATMYFNAGIIPWFLTMKNLGLTNNFLGYILPTIVSPFFIILTKTFVEGIPGELSEAAELDGAGVLKTFFHVMLPVMKPIMATIAIFAAVNQWNAFQDTLLLVTDSKLYSLQFLLYQYLNQASSLSSLANNSSSNSLAAAAATMQTATSIRMTITVIVVIPIMLVYPIFQRYFVKGIMIGAVKG; from the coding sequence ATGGAAAGTATTATTCAGGAAACTGGTGATAATTCATCAAAAATATCCAAAAAGAAGTCCGGAGAAAAACATATGGCAAAAACCGGTAGTACTAAAAATAAAATGCACAGAACAACAGGAGATATTGTCCTTGAAGTTTGCTGCTACATCTTCTTCATATTTGCAGCTATCGTGTGCGTATATCCATTTTATTACATCATCATCAATACAATTAGTGCCAATGACTTGAGCCAGAGAGGCGTTATCCTCTTTTTGCCACAGGAGATCCACTTCCACAACTATGCAAGTGTTCTTAAAGTTGACGGACTGGCTCAGGCTTCTATGATATCAGTATTAAGAACAGGAATCGGTTCACTTCTTACTGTATCCGCATCATCCTATCTTGGATACATGTTTGCACAGCGTTATATGTGGGCCAAGAAATTCTGGTACAGACTTGTAGTAGCTACCATGTATTTTAACGCAGGTATCATTCCATGGTTCCTGACAATGAAGAACCTGGGACTTACCAATAATTTCCTGGGATATATTCTTCCTACAATTGTGTCACCATTTTTCATTATCCTTACCAAGACCTTTGTAGAAGGAATCCCCGGAGAACTTTCAGAAGCAGCAGAGCTTGACGGAGCAGGTGTTCTTAAGACATTTTTCCATGTAATGCTTCCTGTTATGAAACCTATCATGGCTACTATTGCAATATTTGCAGCAGTTAACCAGTGGAATGCATTCCAGGATACGCTCCTTCTTGTTACAGACAGTAAACTTTACAGTTTGCAGTTCCTTCTGTATCAGTATCTGAATCAGGCAAGTTCATTGTCATCACTTGCCAATAACTCAAGCTCCAACTCACTTGCAGCAGCTGCAGCAACAATGCAGACAGCTACAAGTATCAGAATGACGATTACAGTAATTGTAGTAATTCCTATTATGTTGGTATACCCGATCTTCCAGAGATATTTTGTAAAAGGTATCATGATCGGCGCAGTTAAGGGTTAA